In the Quercus lobata isolate SW786 chromosome 5, ValleyOak3.0 Primary Assembly, whole genome shotgun sequence genome, one interval contains:
- the LOC115992900 gene encoding trichohyalin codes for MAFECAFTEEEMAVNDSVGYPKAYAKLCRDRRVSPYRHGPPFTFTPYSLEEDEALRVRDLDQMFPIIDPKAKPTVKPKIFVSLLWKQLNHLGNAGFDPAVIRVDPYGNVLYYHADSASPLAWDIDHWFPCSRGGITVPSNLRILQWQVCKKKHNKLEFLVPWWEFQLGISVNQFLSFFASRNSDFRHRAFSFLFFEGENEELNASQTVDSHLFPQHFMDSKEQVGLAPAAVVVSRRESYDTSSVLKSLDYNRPLRLQSPAISSRKIKPNVLKENENPDFVTNPYQAIVMARDSLKQREETVKMQTEIQKLDDEVNELKEKNEEERLTIQDLELVLIKRRRRAEKCRRLAEAQHSYRTMLEKMIRDAMHQSVIYKEQLRLNQAASNALMARLEAQKAICDASEKELHRKYKQRDEIEKQIRPELEHARKRSRMDDTLLEERDSKTVLYLPGIKPRTPLHKELRVFLEEEQKASQAGLSSGEEQKHEETQVQETEENPEKHNRSIIALEDETPLEDKLQKLNIQLTVPREPEIEEDEESRKQRGKGNIEKWLQMLLENTQEDLDIQNANENEKSGTDEIIRNLNLKYPQEVKISKSPEHEEEVHEAKQIAAEKGGGVKRIEEIIEIEARKTQKEESGIGEVFGSRSFEGRERKDHNGKERKLVRSESARTFRRIPSSPSLILGMRKGVDCIGKKPMVNGDDDFDGEQVGGNSFIMSSIKSIKKAVKI; via the exons ATGGCTTTTGAGTGTGCATTCACAGAAGAAGAAATGGCTGTCAACGACAGCGTGGGGTACCCGAAAGCCTACGCGAAACTCTGCCGTGACCGCCGTGTTAGTCCCTACCGCCATGGCCCTCCTTTCACTTTCACACCTTACAGTCTGGAGGAAGATGAG GCTTTGAGAGTAAGGGATTTAGATCAGATGTTCCCAATTATCGATCCAAAAGCTAAACCAACTGTCAAGCCCAAGATTTTTGTCAGTCTCTTGTGGAAGCAGCTCAACCACCTTGG gAATGCTGGCTTTGATCCTGCTGTCATTCGAGTCGATCCATATGGCAATGTTCTCTACTATCATGCTGATTCGGCTTCTCCTCTTGCTTGGGATATTGATCATTGGTTTCCTTGCTCAA GGGGAGGGATAACTGTTCCAAGCAATCTGAGAATATTGCAGTGGCAAGTCTGCAAGAAGAAGCATAATAAGCTGGAATTTTTAGTCCCATGGTGGGAATTTCAACTGGGTATCTCTGTAAATCAGTTCTTGTCCTTTTTTGCCTCTAGAAACTCAGATTTCAG gcaCAGAGCATTCtcatttttgttctttgaaGGTGAAAATGAAGAATTGAATGCTTCCCAGACAGTGGATTCACATTTGTTTCCACAACATTTTATGGACTCCAAAGAGCAAGTTGGCCTTGCTCCCGCTGCAGTTGTTGTATCCAGAAGAGAAtcttatgacacatcatcggtTTTGAAATCATTGGATTACAATAGGCCGCTAAGGCTACAGTCTCCTGCAATTT CTTCAAGGAAAATAAAGCCTAATGTCCTGAAAGAAAATGAGAATCCGGACTTTGTTACGAACCCCTACCAAGCAATTGTCATGGCTAGGGATTCCCTGAAACAAAGAGAAGAAACTGTAAAGATGCAGACAGAAATACAGAAACTAGATGATGAAGTAAATGAACTGAAGGAAAAGAATGAGGAGGAAAGGCTCACTATTCAAGACCTAGAATTGGTGCTTATAAAACGTAGGAGAAGGGCAGAAAAGTGCAGGCGACTAGCAGAGGCACAGCATTCATATAGGACTATGCTAGAGAAGATGATCAGAGATGCAATGCACCA GAGTGTCATTTATAAGGAACAGTTGAGACTGAACCAGGCTGCAAGTAATGCACTCATGGCAAGACTTGAAGCACAGAAAGCAATTTGCGATGCGTCAGAAAAAGAGCTTCACAGGAAATATAAACAAAGAGACGAGATTGAGAAGCAGATTAGGCCTGAGTTGGAGCACGCAAGGAAGAGATCAAGAATGGATGATACCTTATTAGAGGAGAGGGACAGTAAAACTGTCCTTTATCTTCCGGGAATCAAGCCAAGGACACCTTTACACAAAGAGCTGAGAGTGTTTCTAGAGGAGGAACAGAAGGCATCTCAAGCTGGTTTATCTTCTGGTGAAGAACAAAAGCACGAAGAAACTCAGGTGCAAGAGACCGAGGAGAATCCTGAGAAACATAACAGGTCCATTATTGCATTGGAGGATGAAACCCCACTAGAGGATAAACTTCAGAAACTTAACATTCAACTCACGGTTCCTCGAGAACCAGAAatagaggaagatgaagagagcAGGAAGCAGCGTGGCAAAGGGAATATAGAGAAATGGCTCCAAATGCTTTTAGAGAATACGCAAGAAGACTTGGACATTCAAAAtgcaaatgaaaatgaaaagagtGGGACTGATGAAATAATCAGAAATCTGAATCTGAAATACCCACAGGAGGTAAAGATTTCCAAAAGTCCAGAACATGAAGAAGAGGTTCATGAGGCGAAGCAAATTGCTGCAGAGAAGGGGGGTGGTGTGAAAAGGATAGAAGAAATCATTGAGATAGAAGCCAGAAAAACACAGAAAGAAGAGAGTGGTATTGGTGAAGTATTTGGAAGTCGTAGTTTTGAAGGGAGGGAAAGAAAGGACCATAatggaaaggaaagaaagctaGTCAGGTCTGAGAGTGCCAGGACCTTCCGGAGAATCCCATCTTCTCCATCTTTGATCTTGGGTATGAGAAAGGGAGTGGACTGCATAGGCAAGAAGCCTATGGTAAatggtgatgatgattttgatgGCGAACAGGTTGGTGGAAACAGTTTCATCATGTCATCCATTAAGTCAATCAAGAAGGCAGTGAAAATATGA
- the LOC115993153 gene encoding pentatricopeptide repeat-containing protein At1g15510, chloroplastic, with protein MAAFAKTSPISLHPDHPHHQTPQTHKPKALSLSHNLHTHHLSFKKTQELSLSVINTSSSSSSITTHNPNSDICELCLAGNLDKALNHLDSMQELQIFVEEDAYVALLRLCEWKRAYDEGTIVYSYVSNSNSRLSVRLGNALLSMFVRFGDLGNAWYVFGKMEERDVFSWNVLVGGYAKAGFFDEALDLYHKMLWVGIKPDVYTFPCVLRTCGGVPDLVRGREVHVHVLRFGFESDVDVVNALITMYVKCGDVQSARLVFDRMPRRDRISWNAMISGYFENGECLEGLRLFFSMRELSVNPDLMTMTSVISACELLGDERLGGQVHGYVIRTEFGADVSVYNSLIQMYSSVGHWDEAEKVFSRMEYRDVVSWTAMISAYENNKLPAKALETYKLMELEGVLPDEITLSSVLSACACLGHLDMGVKLHELANRTGHISYVLVANTLIDMYSKCKCIDKALDVFHSIPKKNVISWTSIMLGLRINNRSFEALIFFRQMKLSLKPNSVTLISVLSACARIGALMCGKEIHAHALRTGVGLDGFLPNALLDMYVRCGRMRPAWNQFNTHKQDVAAWNILLTGYAERGQGAHAVELFQRMVGSNVNPDDITFISLLCACSRSGMVTEGLEYFHSMQHKYCITPNRKHYACVVDLLGRAGKLEDAHEFILKMPIEPDPAIWGALLNACRILRQVELGELAARHIFEKDTTSVGYYILLCNLYADSGKWDEVAKVRKTMRQRGLIVDPGCSWVEIKGKVHAFLSGDNFHPQIMEIKAVLEGFYEKMKAAGFNGPEKSSMDEVEASKAEIFCGHSERLAIAYALINTAPGMPIWVTKNLFMCQSCHNTVKFITKVVRREISVRDTQQFHHFKDGLCSCGDVGYWGKSNM; from the coding sequence atggCTGCTTTTGCTAAAACCTCTCCAATTTCTCTCCACCCAGACCATCCCCATCACCAAACTCCACAAACCCACAAGCCCAAAGCCCTCAGTCTCTCTCATAACCTCCATACCCACCACCTCTCCTTcaaaaaaacacaagaacttTCACTCTCAGTCATCAACActtcctcatcctcatcttctATCACCACCCACAACCCAAACTCTGATATATGTGAGCTATGTCTTGCTGGGAACTTAGACAAAGCTCTAAATCACTTAGACTCAATGCAAGagcttcaaatttttgtagagGAAGATGCTTATGTTGCTCTGCTTAGGCTATGTGAGTGGAAGAGAGCATATGATGAGGGGACTATAGTGTACTCTTATGTGTCCAATTCAAACTCACGGTTGAGTGTTAGGCTTGGTAATGCTTTGTTGAGTATGTTTGTGAGGTTTGGTGATCTGGGTAATGCTTGGTATGTGTTTGGGAAGATGGAGGAGAGGGATGTGTTTTCTTGGAATGTGTTGGTGGGTGGGTATGCAAAAGCAGGGTTTTTTGACGAGGCATTGGATTTGTATCATAAGATGTTGTGGGTTGGTATTAAACCTGATGTGTATACTTTTCCTTGTGTTTTGAGGACTTGTGGTGGTGTACCGGACTTGGTTAGGGGAAGGGAGGTTCATGTGCATGTGTTAAGATTTGGGTTTGAGTCAGATGTGGATGTGGTGAATGCATTGATTACCATGTATGTGAAATGTGGTGATGTCCAAAGTGCACGGTTAGTGTTTGATAGAATGCCAAGGAGAGATAGGATATCATGGAATGCAATGATTTCGGGGTATTTTGAGAATGGAGAGTGTTTGGAAGGATTAAGATTGTTTTTCTCTATGCGTGAACTATCTGTTAATCCAGACTTGATGACCATGACTAGTGTGATCTCTGCTTGTGAGCTTCTTGGTGATGAGAGATTAGGGGGGCAAGTTCATGGATATGTGATCAGAACAGAGTTTGGGGCTGATGTTTCAGTGTATAATTCTTTAATTCAGATGTACTCTAGTGTTGGGCACTGGGATGAAGCGGAGAAAGTTTTTTCTAGAATGGAATATAGAGATGTGGTGTCATGGACGGCCATGATTTCAGCTTATGAGAATAACAAACTGCCTGCTAAAGCTTTGgaaacttacaaattgatgGAGCTAGAGGGGGTCCTTCCTGATGAGATCACTCTATCCAGTGTTCTGTCTGCTTGTGCTTGTTTAGGCCATTTGGATATGGGTGTTAAACTTCATGAGCTTGCTAACAGGACAGGGCACATCTCATACGTTTTAGTTGCTAACACGCTGATTGACATGTATTCCAAGTGTAAATGCATTGACAAAGCTTTAGATGTTTTCCACTCTATTCCTAAAAAGAACGTGATATCTTGGACTTCAATCATGCTTGGGCTTCGGATCAACAATCGGAGCTTTGAGGCTTTGATCTTCTTTCGGCAAATGAAACTCAGTTTAAAACCAAATTCTGTTACATTAATTTCTGTTTTATCTGCATGTGCTAGAATAGGAGCTTTGATGTGTGGAAAGGAGATTCATGCCCATGCATTAAGGACTGGAGTAGGGTTGGACGGTTTTTTACCAAATGCACTTTTGGACATGTATGTGAGGTGTGGAAGAATGAGACCTGCATGGAATCAATTTAACACACACAAACAAGATGTAGCAGCATGGAATATTCTGCTGACGGGGTATGCTGAGCGGGGGCAAGGAGCACATGCTGTGGAACTATTCCAGAGAATGGTGGGGTCAAACGTAAATCCAGATGATATTACATTTATTTCACTATTGTGTGCTTGCAGTAGATCTGGTATGGTGACGGAAGGTTTGGAGTATTTTCACAGTATGCAACATAAATACTGTATCACCCCTAACCGAAAGCATTATGCATGCGTTGTTGATTTGCTTGGCCGTGCTGGGAAATTGGAGGATGCTCATGAGTTTATACTGAAGATGCCTATAGAACCTGATCCGGCAATATGGGGAGCCTTGTTAAATGCATGCAGGATCCTCCGTCAAGTTGAGCTTGGGGAACTTGCCGCACGTCATATCTTTGAAAAGGATACAACAAGTGTTGGGTATTATATTCTACTTTGTAATCTCTATGCTGACAGTGGAAAATGGGATGAAGTTGCAAAAGTCAGAAAGACAATGAGACAGAGAGGGCTCATTGTGGATCCTGGGTGCAGTTGGGTGGAAATAAAGGGAAAAGTTCATGCTTTCCTTAGTGGTGATAATTTCCATCCTCAAATAATGGAAATAAAAGCAGTTCTAGAGGgattttatgagaaaatgaagGCAGCTGGTTTCAATGGGCCTGAAAAGAGTTCTATGGATGAAGTTGAAGCTTCAAAAGCTGAGATTTTTTGTGGACACAGTGAGAGACTGGCCATTGCATATGCGCTCATTAACACTGCCCCAGGGATGCCTATATGGGTGACAAAGAATCTATTCATGTGCCAAAGTTGTCACAATACTGTAAAATTCATCACTAAGGTTGTACGCAGGGAGATTTCTGTTAGGGATACTCAACAGTTCCACCATTTCAAGGATGGCCTCTGTTCGTGTGGGGATGTAGGCTACTGGGGAAAGTCTAATATGTAA